Proteins encoded in a region of the Sugiyamaella lignohabitans strain CBS 10342 chromosome B, complete sequence genome:
- the SST2 gene encoding GTPase-activating protein SST2, whose product MVLSLRLSSKPQKEPSLFFARSFPFSFSVSDALKAMKNMSISVDNGSTVTIIKCGIPDNGEYFLDKFLTAKLLHCPGSRTRETIKASVLLQPTAKGFHFVERYCRRNGISNDNVSEMLLSEYNSMQCICLDRHHLTGEIMRSEGIVKLLFQRFMGPSPNTYDASNPPDEIAINNLSRIYGQKVELSLHSPISLIFETGNMDQRVSPYAHRYFTHPDSDSLMQYYVSSKGVRLHQTREFYDKRKSRVSVDFCVSGKAAVQWLSDCTDTIKPSESFALASLFLKYKLLEPITLEPSISGSSDNIVVSRQAYYQLSDRGRRMVFWDRDHFFRHKSQVEQTEEYEEDEFYTPGSSFVMDEDDESDEVSNSKHSSPGRNNNTNTSAITLQMILSDPAMCHLFREYLEENLCQENLLFYKDMEKISDMYKHLKLLKKLPNDKEPIESYSTTILSAIYGVLGRYFSPRAPYGLNIDAQIKRMIIEEMTTNQSLTNDNKNNNNKHETSALVDRMEPLLEKARELAVKMMSQDSLQKFLRSSYYLSAVRSC is encoded by the coding sequence ATGGTATTGTCGCTTCGGCTGTCTAGCAAGCCTCAAAAGGAACCgtctttgttttttgcaAGGAGTTTTCCTTTTAGTTTCTCTGTGAGCGATGCTTTGAAGGCTATGAAGAACATGAGCATCTCGGTGGATAATGGATCTACTGTGACGATAATCAAATGCGGCATTCCTGATAATGGGGAATACTTTCTGGACAAGTTTTTAACCGCCAAATTACTTCATTGCCCTGGATCTCGTACAAGAGAGACTATTAAAGCATCGGTTCTGTTACAACCGACTGCAAAGGGATTCCACTTTGTTGAGCGCTATTGCCGCAGAAACGGTATTTCTAATGACAATGTGTCAGAGATGCTGCTCTCAGAATATAACTCGATGCAATGTATCTGTCTTGATCGTCACCATCTCACGGGAGAAATTATGAGATCAGAAGGTATCGTCAAATTGTTGTTTCAGAGGTTCATGGGCCCGTCACCTAATACTTACGATGCCTCAAACCCACCTGACGAAATTGCCATTAATAATTTGTCTCGCATATATGGCCAAAAGGTGGAGCTGTCTCTTCATTCACCTATATCTTTAATTTTTGAAACTGGAAACATGGATCAAAGAGTATCACCTTATGCTCATAGATATTTCACACACCCAGATTCCGACTCGCTGATGCAGTACTATGTGTCTTCCAAAGGAGTGCGTCTCCATCAAACTAGAGAGTTCTATGACAAACGAAAGTCTAGAGTATCTGTTGATTTCTGTGTCAGTGGTAAAGCAGCTGTACAGTGGTTGAGTGATTGCACTGATACTATCAAGCCATCTGAATCTTTTGCGTTAGCAAGTCTGTTTCTAAAATACAAGCTGTTGGAACCAATAACACTTGAACCGTCGATTTCAGGATCCTCAGATAATATCGTTGTTTCTAGGCAGGCGTATTACCAACTATCTGATAGAGGTCGTAGAATGGTGTTTTGGGACAGAGATCATTTTTTCCGACACAAAAGTCAAGTTGAGCAGACTGAGGAAtatgaagaggatgaatTTTATACCCCAGGATCTTCGTTTGTAAtggacgaagacgacgagtCTGACGAGGTATCAAACTCTAAACACAGCAGTCCCGGTCGTAACAATAATACTAACACATCAGCCATCACACTGCAAATGATCCTCAGTGATCCAGCCATGTGCCACCTGTTTCGAGAATACCTCGAAGAAAATCTCTGCCAAGAAAACCTCCTTTTCTACAAAGACATGGAGAAGATCAGCGACATGTACAAGCATCTCAAACTCCTCAAAAAGCTTCCCAACGATAAAGAGCCAATTGAAAGTTATAGCACAACCATCCTGTCAGCCATATATGGGGTCCTGGGACGATACTTCTCGCCGCGAGCGCCCTACGGCCTCAACATCGACGCACAAATTAAACGCATGATTATCGAAGAAATGACCACAAACCAATCCCTAACCAACGACAACAagaataacaacaacaagcaCGAGACATCAGCACTTGTCGACCGCATGGAACCACTCCTCGAAAAAGCCCGCGAGCTCGCCGTGAAAATGATGTCCCAAGACTCGCTCCAGAAGTTCCTGCGATCCTCCTACTACCTCAGCGCCGTTCGCAGCTGCTAA
- the MKK2 gene encoding putative mitogen-activated protein kinase kinase MKK2 has product MSAPPLIRPPPKPASRMKLPGLQIPNSQSRSMSPVISPPKDEDISMSDSSSTTLLSSGLPTATPQYHNPTLATTTAKSIYTASASTSTPSLPSIITSDHQSIASLPMPVPRKSAHPFSHSNNSSSTGLHLSLNTNSETYGSYGSYGVSSTGDVTGTSNIGGPYGSYGSYGSASTSLIVPPENYPSNRSPLSAASGLFSAEVLAAVRVGDDSSSLNDSDVDHSMTVDSKSSSSGTSRLTATDSLGANGGLSTSVSSNSNSGYTTPNGSYLLSQSTSNKSLSSEYDVEDLDEEGWAMVARQGDIVDMGRLGEGSGGSVSRCRLKNGKTIFALKEITTNPNPELQKQILRELQFNRSCNSPHIVKYYGTFLSNEFSSIFIAMEYCGGGSLEAIYKRVKARNGRIGEKVLGKIAEGVLSGLSYLHERKIIHRDIKPQNILLDAKGQVKLCDFGVSGEVVDSLATTFTGTSYYMAPERIQGQPYTVTSDVWSLGLTLMEVAQHRFPFLTEGHDPLMPIELLTFIVNMPAPELQDEPQEGIKWSNSFRHFLSCCLEKDPKKRASPRQMLSHPWMVGQRSKTVRMDKFVKECWN; this is encoded by the coding sequence ATGTCAGCACCACCATTAATTCGACCACCTCCAAAACCGGCGTCAAGAATGAAACTGCCAGGACTTCAGATCCCTAATTCTCAGTCAAGATCTATGTCACCTGTAATAAGTCCACCAAAAGACGAAGATATTTCCATGTCTGACAGCAGTTCGACAACTTTATTAAGTTCGGGTCTTCCTACTGCCACACCTCAATACCATAACCCAACATTAGCAACGACGACAGCTAAATCGATATACACAGCAAGTGCTAGTACCTCGACTCCTTCTCTCCCAAGCATAATAACCTCCGACCATCAAAGCATTGCCAGTCTTCCCATGCCTGTGCCGCGTAAAAGTGCACACCCATTCAGTCACAGTAACAATTCAAGCTCAACTGGACTGCATCTCAGTTTAAATACCAACTCTGAAACTTATGGGTCCTATGGATCATACGGCGTCAGTTCAACCGGTGATGTCACCGGTACCAGCAATATTGGTGGACCATACGGATCTTATGGATCTTATGGGAGCGCCAGCACATCTCTAATAGTCCCGCCTGAAAATTATCCATCTAACCGGTCTCCGttgtcagcagcatctggcTTGTTCAGTGCTGAGGTTCTAGCCGCCGTAAGAGTTGGTGACGATAGTAGCTCGCTCAACGATAGTGACGTTGACCATAGCATGACTGTGGACAGTAAAAGCAGTAGTAGCGGTACGTCGAGGCTAACTGCTACTGATAGTTTGGGTGCCAACGGCGGCTTATCGACGTCAGTTTCATCCAATTCTAACTCCGGTTACACCACTCCAAACGGTAGTTACTTACTATCTCaaagcaccagcaacaagagTCTCAGTTCTGAGTACGATGTTGAAGACTTGGATGAAGAAGGGTGGGCTATGGTTGCCCGTCAGGGTGATATTGTGGATATGGGAAGACTTGGTGAGGGGTCTGGTGGTAGTGTTAGTCGATGCCGTCTTAAGAATGGCAAGACTATTTTTGCTTTGAAAGAAATCACTACTAATCCCAACCCGGAACTACAAAAACAGATTCTGCGGGAACTTCAATTCAACCGAAGTTGCAACTCTCCACATATTGTCAAGTATTACGGTACATTTCTCAGCAACGAGTTCTCATCGATCTTTATTGCAATGGAATACTGTGGAGGTGGCAGTCTCGAAGCTATTTATAAACGAGTTAAAGCTCGAAATGGACGAATCGGCGAAAAGGTGTTAGGAAAAATCGCCGAGGGTGTGTTGAGCGGTCTGTCGTATCTCCATGAACGTAAGATCATCCACCGTGATATCAAGCCACAAAACATCCTTCTTGATGCCAAGGGACAGGTTAAACTGTGTGACTTTGGTGTTTCTGGCGAAGTAGTCGACTCTCTAGCCACTACTTTCACCGGAACTTCTTACTACATGGCACCAGAACGTATTCAAGGCCAGCCGTACACTGTCACCTCGGATGTATGGTCTCTTGGACTGACCTTGATGGAGGTAGCTCAGCATCGATTCCCATTTTTGACTGAAGGACACGATCCTTTGATGCCAATCGAACTGCTGACATTTATTGTTAACATGCCAGCTCCCGAGCTGCAAGACGAGCCGCAAGAAGGTATCAAATGGTCGAACTCGTTCCGACACTtcctcagctgctgcctgGAGAAGGATCCCAAAAAACGAGCCAGCCCTCGTCAGATGCTCAGCCACCCATGGATGGTGGGCCAGCGTTCCAAAACAGTCAGAATGGACAAATTCGTCAAAGAGTGCTGGAACTAG
- the NAS6 gene encoding Nas6p (Assembly chaperone for the 19S proteasome regulatory particle base; proteasome-interacting protein involved in the assembly of the base subcomplex of the 19S proteasomal regulatory particle (RP); ortholog of human oncoprotein gankyrin, which interacts with the Rb tumor suppressor and CDK4/6; GO_component: GO:0005829 - cytosol [Evidence IDA] [PMID 19446323]; GO_component: GO:0005634 - nucleus [Evidence IDA] [PMID 19446323]; GO_component: GO:0005838 - proteasome regulatory particle [Evidence IDA] [PMID 11029046]; GO_function: GO:0003674 - molecular_function [Evidence ND]; GO_process: GO:0070682 - proteasome regulatory particle assembly [Evidence IGI] [PMID 19412159]; GO_process: GO:0070682 - proteasome regulatory particle assembly [Evidence IGI,IMP] [PMID 19446322]; GO_process: GO:0070682 - proteasome regulatory particle assembly [Evidence IGI,IMP] [PMID 19446323]; GO_process: GO:0006508 - proteolysis [Evidence IPI,ISS] [PMID 11029046]): MTESHGNSEASQAGKPLNEDSTPLALSENAESWPLHDAARDGKALLVKSILAENGKLVNSKDQDGRTPLFWAISTGGAEVTSTILKFVRDTRPRGFDLEEGDEAGWTVVHISASTGQLDVIKQLVDIAKTVFSDDLDLDVQTKRGQTPLHFAVSKSHIDVVKYLLEKGASPRTKDALNQNPLHRAAAVGSLPIVKLLIAAKTPLNATDRSGWTPLHHALAEGHGDVAIELISAGADQDRADAEGHTPMDVVVDDKVKKYVQVALSKQH; encoded by the coding sequence ATGACTGAATCGCATGGAAATAGTGAGGCATCGCAGGCCGGGAAGCCGTTGAACGAAGATTCAACGCCACTGGCGTTGTCGGAGAACGCCGAGTCATGGCCGCTTCACGACGCTGCTCGAGATGGCAAGGCCTTGTTGGTGAAATCGATTCTGGCTGAGAACGGGAAATTGGTGAATTCAAAGGACCAGGACGGACGAACGCCTCTTTTTTGGGCCATTTCGACAGGAGGTGCAGAAGTGACGTCGACCATTCTCAAGTTCGTGCGTGATACTAGACCGCGTGGATTTGATCTGGAAGAAGGCGACGAGGCTGGCTGGACGGTTGTTCATATTTCGGCATCAACTGGCCAATTGGATGTTATTAAACAATTGGTTGATATAGCGAAAACGGTTTTTTCTGATGACTTGGATCTGGATGTTCAGACCAAACGTGGTCAGACACCTCTGCATTTTGCAGTATCCAAATCACATATCGACGttgtgaaatatttattagaaaaAGGAGCCTCACCACGAACTAAAGATGCTCTCAACCAAAACCCGCTTCatcgagctgctgctgtgggGTCTCTGCCAATAGTCAAGCTGCTAATCGCTGCTAAAACACCACTCAACGCCACCGACCGTTCGGGCTGGACACCACTTCATCACGCTCTAGCCGAAGGCCACGGCGATGTGGCCATCGAACTCATCAGTGCGGGAGCAGACCAAGACCGCGCCGACGCCGAGGGCCACACCCCCATGGACGTGGTGGTCGACGACAAGGTCAAGAAGTACGTGCAAGTGGCGCTTTCTAAACAGCATTAA
- the RPL18A gene encoding ribosomal 60S subunit protein L18A (Ribosomal 60S subunit protein L18A; intron of RPL18A pre-mRNA forms stem-loop structures that are a target for Rnt1p cleavage leading to degradation; homologous to mammalian ribosomal protein L18, no bacterial homolog; RPL18A has a paralog, RPL18B, that arose from the whole genome duplication; GO_component: GO:0005737 - cytoplasm [Evidence IEA,IEA]; GO_component: GO:0022625 - cytosolic large ribosomal subunit [Evidence IDA] [PMID 11983894]; GO_component: GO:0005622 - intracellular [Evidence IEA]; GO_component: GO:0030529 - ribonucleoprotein complex [Evidence IEA]; GO_component: GO:0005840 - ribosome [Evidence IEA,IEA]; GO_function: GO:0003735 - structural constituent of ribosome [Evidence IEA]; GO_function: GO:0003735 - structural constituent of ribosome [Evidence IC] [PMID 11983894]; GO_process: GO:0002181 - cytoplasmic translation [Evidence IC] [PMID 11983894]; GO_process: GO:0006412 - translation [Evidence IEA]), protein MGKDQFSKEHIRNSHRTAPKSDNVYLSLLVKLYRFLARRTDSNFNKVILKSLFLSKINRPPVSVSRITRALKQKGAENKTIVVVGTVTDDNRLFEVPKTTVAALRFTAGARARIVKAGGEAITLDQLARRAPTGQNTLILRGPRASREAVRHFGMGPHKGKAPRIQSKGRKFERARGRRRSRGFKV, encoded by the coding sequence ATGGGTAAAGATCAATTTTCCAAAGAACACATCAGAAACAGTCATCGTACTGCCCCCAAGTCTGACAATGTCTACTTGAGCCTTTTGGTCAAGCTTTACAGATTCTTGGCTCGTCGTACCGACTCCAACTTCAACAAGGTCATTCTCAAgtctttgtttttgtcCAAGATCAACAGACCCCCAGTGTCTGTTTCCCGTATTACTCGTGCTCTTAAGCAAAAGGGTGCTGAGAACAAGActattgttgttgtcggAACCGTCACTGATGACAACCGTCTCTTCGAGGTCCCCAAGACCACTGTTGCCGCTTTGAGATTCACTGCCGGTGCCCGTGCTCGCATTGTCAAGGCTGGTGGTGAGGCCATCACTCTCGACCAACTCGCTCGTCGTGCTCCTACTGGTCAAAACACCTTGATTCTCCGTGGTCCCAGAGCTTCCCGTGAGGCCGTCAGACACTTTGGCATGGGTCCTCACAAGGGTAAGGCTCCCAGAATCCAATCCAAGGGCCGCAAGTTCGAGCGCGCTCGTGGTCGTCGTAGATCTAGAGGTTTCAAGGTCTAA